In one Deinococcus aerolatus genomic region, the following are encoded:
- a CDS encoding branched-chain amino acid ABC transporter permease, which yields MELLPQLLIAGVVIGSVYALAALGFVLIYKSSRVINFAHGQIIATGAFIAFALTQRGVNFWLAGLIAMLATFLLGMLIERVFLRRMVGQPIIAVIMVTIGLSSVIDGLIHLTPYGAGTFGFERPALLTGEGVELFGLPLSKTQIAGVLMALGLLGGFTYFFNKSTLGITMRAVADDQMAAMSVGTSVERVFALAWAAAGLTAAAAGVILGLMSGLTLGGLAGIGLKVFPVVILGGLDSVVGAIVGGMLIGILENLSAGYLDGIVPGGGTREVFPFIILIIVLLIRPYGLFGTREIERV from the coding sequence GTGGAACTACTGCCGCAACTGCTGATTGCAGGCGTCGTGATCGGCAGCGTGTATGCCCTGGCCGCGCTGGGCTTCGTGCTGATCTACAAGTCCAGCCGCGTTATTAACTTTGCCCACGGGCAGATCATCGCCACCGGGGCCTTTATCGCCTTCGCCCTGACGCAGCGGGGCGTCAACTTCTGGCTGGCCGGGCTGATTGCCATGCTGGCGACGTTCCTGCTGGGCATGCTGATCGAGCGCGTGTTCCTGCGGCGCATGGTGGGCCAGCCGATCATCGCCGTCATCATGGTCACCATCGGTTTGAGCAGCGTCATCGACGGGCTGATTCACCTGACGCCCTACGGCGCGGGCACCTTTGGATTCGAGCGGCCCGCCCTGCTGACCGGAGAGGGCGTGGAACTGTTCGGCCTGCCCCTGTCCAAGACGCAGATCGCCGGCGTGCTGATGGCGCTGGGCCTGCTAGGAGGCTTCACCTACTTCTTCAACAAGAGCACCCTGGGGATCACCATGCGCGCCGTGGCCGATGACCAGATGGCGGCCATGAGCGTGGGCACCAGCGTCGAGCGCGTGTTTGCCCTGGCCTGGGCAGCGGCGGGCCTCACGGCGGCGGCGGCCGGCGTGATTCTGGGCCTGATGAGCGGCCTGACGCTGGGCGGGCTGGCAGGGATCGGCCTCAAGGTCTTTCCGGTGGTCATCCTGGGTGGCCTGGACAGCGTGGTGGGGGCCATCGTGGGCGGCATGCTGATCGGGATTCTGGAAAACCTCTCGGCGGGCTACCTCGACGGCATCGTGCCGGGCGGCGGCACCCGCGAGGTGTTTCCGTTCATCATCCTGATCATCGTGCTGCTGATTCGTCCTTACGGGCTGTTCGGAACCAGGGAGATCGAGCGTGTGTAG
- a CDS encoding acyl-CoA synthetase family protein yields the protein MIDRLSDVMKTAGGETFSPQFIENRLKFSPYIKEAVAFGDGQDEVTAFLNVDPLTAGQWAEKRQIAYSTYMDLSSKPELAELILKEVEEANGRLEPHERVARFVLLYKLLDADDDELTRTGKVRRKLIREKYAPIVAALYDGSASVRVEATFKYQDGQTQRVETEVTVHRVPGMEPRLPRAGVTVAQAGA from the coding sequence GTGATTGACCGCCTGAGCGACGTGATGAAGACGGCGGGCGGCGAGACCTTCAGCCCGCAGTTCATTGAGAACCGCCTGAAGTTCAGCCCCTACATCAAGGAGGCCGTGGCGTTCGGGGACGGCCAGGACGAGGTCACCGCTTTCCTGAATGTCGATCCCCTGACCGCCGGGCAGTGGGCTGAGAAACGCCAGATTGCGTACAGCACCTACATGGACCTGAGCAGCAAGCCGGAACTGGCCGAACTGATCCTGAAGGAGGTGGAGGAGGCCAACGGGCGGCTCGAGCCCCACGAGCGCGTGGCCCGCTTTGTGCTGCTGTACAAGCTGCTGGACGCCGACGACGACGAACTGACCCGCACCGGCAAGGTGAGGCGCAAGCTGATTCGTGAGAAGTACGCGCCCATTGTGGCCGCCCTGTACGACGGCTCGGCCTCGGTGCGGGTGGAGGCGACGTTCAAGTACCAGGACGGCCAGACCCAGCGTGTGGAGACCGAGGTGACGGTTCACCGCGTGCCGGGCATGGAACCGCGTCTGCCACGCGCCGGCGTGACGGTGGCCCAGGCAGGCGCATGA
- a CDS encoding branched-chain amino acid ABC transporter permease, translating to MPASRFTQTGNYRTRYRQDQTIFATYAEQLSLIVLIGLLLLLPLILPKTMLRDVNMIMIYAVAVIGLNITTGYTGLINIGQAAFMGVGAYATALAATRWNLPFFLAIPVGGLAGALVGTFVGLPSLRLKYLYLAVATLAFQIIFEWGVGHTPLLAQGGAISLPQVQVFGVKATFFNHNFVWYYLILPVLVVMGLLWRNVLRTKHGRSLIAVRDNDRAAAAMGINPGTAKITAFMIGSFYAGIAGGLFAYFQKAVVIEDYGLHISIQLLAMAIVGGLGSLPGSFLGPLFIVALDRIVGGTSNWIGSQNLFPAGVDAATALRPLSFGLAIVLFLMFEPRGLANWWRLSRLYFKKWPYKF from the coding sequence ATGCCTGCCTCCCGCTTCACGCAGACCGGCAATTACCGGACCAGGTACCGGCAGGACCAGACCATCTTTGCCACCTACGCCGAGCAACTGAGCCTGATCGTCCTCATCGGTCTGCTGCTGCTGCTGCCACTGATCCTGCCCAAGACCATGCTGCGCGACGTGAACATGATCATGATCTACGCGGTGGCGGTGATCGGGCTGAACATCACCACCGGCTACACCGGCCTGATCAACATCGGGCAGGCGGCGTTCATGGGCGTGGGGGCGTACGCCACGGCGCTGGCGGCCACACGATGGAACCTGCCATTCTTTCTCGCCATTCCGGTGGGCGGGCTGGCGGGCGCACTCGTCGGAACGTTTGTCGGTCTGCCCAGCCTGCGCCTGAAATACCTGTACCTGGCCGTCGCCACCCTGGCGTTCCAGATCATTTTCGAGTGGGGGGTGGGGCACACACCGCTGCTGGCGCAGGGGGGGGCGATCAGCCTGCCGCAGGTGCAGGTGTTCGGGGTCAAGGCCACCTTCTTTAACCACAATTTCGTGTGGTACTACCTGATTCTGCCGGTGCTGGTGGTGATGGGCCTGCTGTGGCGCAACGTGCTGCGCACCAAGCATGGGCGCTCGCTGATCGCCGTTCGGGACAACGACCGGGCCGCCGCCGCCATGGGCATCAACCCCGGCACCGCCAAGATCACGGCGTTCATGATCGGCTCGTTCTACGCCGGCATCGCGGGTGGACTGTTCGCCTACTTTCAGAAAGCCGTGGTGATCGAGGATTACGGTCTGCACATCTCCATCCAGCTGCTGGCAATGGCCATCGTGGGCGGTCTGGGCAGCCTGCCGGGCTCGTTCCTGGGCCCCCTGTTCATTGTGGCGCTCGACCGCATCGTGGGCGGCACCAGCAACTGGATCGGCTCTCAGAACCTCTTTCCGGCGGGGGTCGACGCGGCCACTGCCCTGCGCCCGCTGTCCTTCGGTCTCGCCATCGTGCTGTTCCTGATGTTCGAGCCGCGTGGGCTGGCCAACTGGTGGCGATTGTCCAGGCTCTATTTCAAGAAGTGGCCGTACAAGTTCTAG